The sequence below is a genomic window from Fluoribacter dumoffii NY 23.
ATCACCCCCGTCGCCCCCATCAGGACCGCCGCGAGGAATGAATTTTTCGCGTCTGAAGCTGAGACAACCGTTTCCACCATTGCCTGCTTCTACTTTTATCACAGCCTCATCAACGAATTTCATGACCAACCTCAAAATAAAAAAAAACCCCGTTGCCGGGGCTAATAAGAACAGTGTAATCAGGGAAATAACATATAGCCTGATTAAGGTAAAACGGCAGCTGAAAACAGATTAACATGCAAATCAAGTTTGCCGTTCCATACAAAATCCGGATAGAGTACTAACCCGATTAATTTGCAGCTTCTTCTTGTTGTTCTGCAACTATAGTTACGTACTTACGATTTTTGTCGCCCTTGACAACGAATTGTACCAAACCTTCAACCAAGGCAAACAAGGTGTGATCACGACCGCAACCTACGCCTGGTCCTGGGTGGAACCGAGTTCCGCGTTGTCTTACAATTATTTCACCCGCATTAACAAATTGACCGCCATAACGCTTCACACCAAGATATTTGGGATTCGAATCGCGGCCGTTACGAGTACTACCACCTGCTTTCTTATGAGCCATTGCTATCCTCTCTTACTTGCTTATCGCAGTTATTTTAACTTGCGAGTAATATTGTCTGTGCCCCATGTGTTTCATGTGGTGCTTACGACGTCGAAACTTGATAATTTTAACTTTTTTGTGACGGCCATGATCAAGGACTTCAGCTTTCACTATTGCTTTGGAAACTAATGGAGTACCACAAACAATTTTATCACCATCAGCCAACATTAATACTTCTTCAAATTGTATTTCATTGCCAACATCGTTAGGCAGTAATTCAATTTTTAACACATCACCTTCCTTCACGGTGTATTGCTTACCGCCAGTTTTGATTACCGCATACATAATTTTTCTCCAATTCGCCTGATTGGCTATCACAAATTCAATAAAGTCGCATATTCTATGAAATTATCACTATGACTTCAAGTTCATTTTAAAATATTGTATACTTCGCCACCCTTTCCGGATTTTTTTGTTGATTATCCGGTGTTTAATCTGGTCGCGGATTAAATTTTAGGGACTTTACTTAATTATTGGAGTATATAATGTCTAACATCCTTTTAGAAGCACAAACAAGAACGGATATGGGGAAAGGTGCGAGCCGCCGCCTACGTCGTCTTGAAAATAAAGTACCTGCTGTTATTTATGGCGGGGATAAAAAGCCAATGTCAATTCACTTTCAACACAATAAAGTGGTTAAAGCCCTGGAAACTGAAAGCATCTACTCCAGTGTTTTTGACATTACTGTTGATGGGAAAGTAGAACATGTTATTTTAAAAGCGTTGCAACGCCATCCTTACAAGCCTGTTGTGATGCATATGGATTTACAACGTGTTTCTAAAACCGACATCCTGGTTAAATTGGTACCCATTCATTTCACCAATGAAGAAAAAGCTCCTGGTATCAAGGCTGGAGGTATTATTAACCATACTATGACTCAAGTAGAAGTTCGCTGCCAAGCAAAAGATTTACCTGAGTTTATCACAGTAGATATGTCAGATGTTAAAATGGATGACGTGGTTCATTTGTCTAACCTGAAATTGCCTAAAGGGGTACAACTGACTGTTGATGTTACCGATGGCAGCCATGACTCTCCTGTCGTAAGCATCCACATGTCCAAAGCAAGTGCAGCTGAAGAAGAAACAACAGAAGCTACAGAAGTTCCAGCATCTGCTGTCCCAACAGTTAGCGGCGAAAAAGGCGAAGAATAATCAATCCATTTTGATTGAAATGCAGTAAAATGTAGCCTGTAGCAATCGCAGGCTACATAACATCACGACTCTATCAAAGAGCTAAATCATGGCCATAAAACTTATCATTGGTTTGCGTAACCCAGGATCAGCTTATGAACATACGCGGCATAATACTGGTGGATGGTTAGTCTCTGCCCTAGCTCAACGCCACAACGCTTTTTTCAAGCTGGAAAAGAAAATGCAAGCTGAACTGGCCGATTTGGAATTAAATCAGCACCCGGGTAAATTAGTTTTACCTACGACTTTTATGAACCATAGTGGCCAACCCACTCGCCTTGTGAGCCAGTTTTATCGCATTCAACCTGGAGAAATCTTGGTTGTGCATGATGAACTGGATTTACCCCCAGGGCGTATTAAACTTAAAACAGGTGGCGGTCATGGCGGTCATAATGGCTTGAAAGATATAATAGCCCATTTAGGCAGTACTGAGTTTCACCGTTTACGTATAGGTATTGGACATCCAGGCCATAGAGACTTGGTTCATCAATTTGTGCTAGGTAAACCTTCAGCACAAGACCGACAATTAATTTATGACGCAATTGACAGAGGCATAGCAGTAATGCCCTTAGTATTCTCCGGTGATTTATCCAGAGCAATGAATCAATTGAATGTTTAGGCACTGCTTACCAAGGCAAAGAAAATCCTTGCCCGAATCCAGGTTCGCTTAAAGGTAACAGTTAATATAGTTTTAACCATAGAGGTACTCACACATGGGATTTAAATGTGGCATCGTAGGCTTGCCCAATGTTGGTAAATCAACCTTGTTCAACGCACTCACCAAAGCAGGTATTGAAGCAGCAAATTATCCTTTCTGTACGATTGAACCCAATGTTGGGATAGTCACTGTCCCTGACCCCCGGCTTGATGCCTTGAGCGACATCGTAAAACCACAACAAGTACTCCCCGCGACAATGCAATTCGTAGATATTGCCGGAATCGTCAAAGGAGCTTCAAAAGGTGAAGGTTTGGGTAATCAGTTTTTGGCTAACATACGGGAAACTGATGCGATCGCGCATGTAGTCCGTTGTTTTGAAAATACCGATGTGGTTCATGTAGAGGGCAAAGTACATCCATTAAGTGACATTGAAGTAATTAATACAGAACTTGCTTTAGCTGATATGGAAACGCTGGAAAAAGCCATCCTAAAAGCAGGGAAAAATAGCCGTAGTGGCAACAAAGAAGCAATTTTTGAAATGAAAACTCTGGAAAAAATCAAGGCTCATCTTGATGAAGGTTATCCTGTCCGTACCCTTGAATTGAGTGCTGAAGAGGAACCTGTTGCACGTCGCCTTTTTTTGCTCACTGCCAAGCCCGTTCTTTATATCGCCAATGTCGATGACGAGGGTTATGAAAATAACCCCTTGCTGGATCAGGTCCGTAATTTGGCTGCGCAAGAAAAAGCAAGTATTGTTGCCCTATGTGCAGCAACTGAAGCTGAGCTGGTCGAACTCGATGAGGCAGATCGGCAGGAATTTATGGAAGATTTAGGCTTAAGTGAACCCGGTTTACATCGAGTAATTCGTGCCGGGTATGAACTTTTAGGATTACAAACTTATTTTACAGCCGGCGTCAAAGAGGTCCGGGCATGGACTATTCCCAAAGGGGCTACTGCGCCTCAAGCTGCAGGAGTAATTCACTCTGATTTTGAGAAAGGGTTTATTCGTGCAGAAGTTATAGCCTATGATGCATTTATCGCGTGCAAAGGAGAACAAGGAGCGAAAGAAGCAGGAAAATTACGTCTGGAAGGCAAAGATTACATCGTTTGTGATGGGGATGTAATGCATTTCCGGTTTAACGTATAAGCTCAAGTGAAAACTCACTTTTACTTGACAATTTGTATGCTCAAACCTTAGCATTTGTGGATTGAATCGTAGAGGACAAACAATGTCGATTGACAGTATACGCGCGCTGGTTAGTGACGATTTTCATGCAGTTAATACTTTAATTGTAAATAAAATCGAATCACAAATCGGTTTAATTGATGATATGTCCCACCACATCATAGAAAGTGGCGGTAAAAGATTACGACCATTGTTGGTTCTTTTAGCAAGTAATGCGTGTGGTTATCAAGGTAAGGAACATATTACCCTGGCTGCTATGGTTGAATTTTTTCATACAGCCACTCTCCTCCACGATGACGTTATTGACGAATCGACCTTAAGGAGAGGACGTCAGACAGCCAATGACATCTGGGGCAGCAAGGCAAGCATTCTGGTGGGTGATTATCTGTTCACACAATCCATCGAATTAATCGTTGATTCTGGTAATCCGGCGGTTCTTAAGCTTTTTGCGAAAACTGCACTGGAGATCAGTTGCGGTGAAGTAAAACAGCTTTCTAATCGGCATAACCCAACGTTATCTTTCGAAGAATATTTTGATGTGATTCGTGCAAAAACAGCTCTTCTTTTCGCAGCTGCTGCCTGCATAGGACCAATAATCAGCAATGCCTCCAAGGAAATGCAAGACTGCCTTTATGCTTATGGATTGCATTTGGGGAATGCTTTTCAGCTTATTGACGATGCCCTGGATTATTGTTCCGATGCCAAAACTATAGGCAAAAATATAGGTGATGATTTGGCTGATGGGAAAGCTACTTTACCTTTAATTCATGCATTACAGCATGGTACTGAACTGCAAAGACAACAAATCATAGAGAGTCTGAAAAAAGGCACCCTGGATTTTTTACCCGAAATTCTTATTGCTCTTGAAGAAACAAAAGCTATTGAATACACCAAGAACATTGCAGCACAGGAAGTTGATAAAGCCCTCTCCTCTTTGGTGATCTTACCTGCTTCTAAATATAAGGAAGCGCTTATCAATTTAGCTCAATTTGCGTTACAAAGAAGCTATTGATTTCTTGGCAGTTAGGTACCTGGGTGCGAGGCAAACCCTTCAAACATCAGGTCCCTTTAATTGCTAATACCTCAAATACGGAGTGTAGCTCAGCCTGGTAGAGCACTGCCTTCGGGAGGCAGGGGTCGCAAGTTCGATTCTTGTCACTCCGACCAATATAATGAGGACTTTTTCAGGTTAATTCCATTTTTGGAGCAAGTTGACCAATACCGAAAAATTATCAACCAAAATTTTTTGCAATAACATGTTCCAACTCGATTCGCTGTGCATTTAGGGGGAGATATATGCGGGCTTCCAAAGTGTTTCCGGTCAAATCTTCATTATTATAAATCATGATCTGGGCGTTACCTTTTAGGAACATCCTTGATTGGATGCTCAGTAGGAAGTTGTTTGCCCGCATACCTTTCTAAGAGTTCATTCAGACTTTAGTTCCAAGCATCTTGAAAAAATAAAGCTAAAAATAAAATTTTTCAAGGGGACATCTTTTGGGCTTATATGTGATTGATTATTTATCTATTTGATGATATAATGGTCATCTTCTGAATTTCAGTCTACCTAAACATCGGGATTAATAAATACCCCCTTAATAATAAAAACAGGTTTCCAGGAGTTGTTTCATGTGGTTCACATTCGCTATTTTTGCCGCCATCTTATGGGGATTTAATTACGCTCTAGCTGAAAAGATATTAAACAGCATTTCGCCCATTACTTTATTGGCATTGGAAATGATAATGGGTGCCTTATTGTTTGGCTGCATTTCTTTCTTTACAACCTTAAAAAGAGATGTTGAACTTTTGACTAGTGATTCGAATTTATTATTAATTACTGTTGCTGAGATAGCCATTGTACTCATTGCCAGCTATTTCATTTCAGCTTCTATTAACTTAAAAAATGCAACGATTGCAGGAATTGTCGAATTAACTTACCCCCTCTTCACGATTATTTTTACCTGGTTTTTATTTAATCAGGCGCATGTGAATCTCTCAGTAATCATTGGAGGAGTTTTAATATTCGCCGGGGTTATTGTCATTGGATTAGCTTAAACTCGTTACCTCAATCAATGAATCCTTGCAACTCTCTTCCATTTGTTCCGCTGCCATGTCTCTATTTATAGTTTTTTCCCTCTTGTCTCAAAAACGGGATTACCGTTCTCACAATTCAATGAATCAAAATCAAGTCTGCTCCCATAGATTCGTTTTAAGACCTTTGTTTTTTAAAAGTTTTAAATGCATCGATTAGATCAACGACATCCTTGGTTTTAAAATTTATAAAATAAAATAAATTGGTTCCTTCTATTATGATATTTGTGCCATTTCCAGCCGGAGATGAAATGTAATAATCAGGCTGTTTTTTACCTAGCAAAAGACTATTTTCCATAGCCTGAAGTCGCATATCAGCACTTATTTGATATCTGAAATAAGAAAGAGCCTCCATATAGGTTAGAGTTTGAATTCTTTCGATATCTTTAAAGTGCAAAAAAGCAGTATATTGTTTATTTGAATCGGACAGATCAACAATATTGAAGTTAATTTCCACCCCATCATTTATTAATTTATAAGTAGGTAAGTTTAAAACTTTATCAATACTTGAAAAGGTGAAACTAAAAAAGTATTTTAAAGGAACCCGGACAATTATATAGAATAAGTAACCTCCAATTAATCCTAAAAATTGTGACGAATAAACTATATTATGATTTGCTGGAAATAAACTGTTATACCAAAAATGAAGAAACCTTGCTGAAAAATATATAACCACAATCAATGAGATAATACTGACTGTAACGTGTAAAATTGAATACAGTATCGTTGCTTCATTATTCTCATTATTTGGAATTCTATTTATTTGTAAACCTTGAGATAGCATAAGTAAAATACGATCCATAATAAAAGACAAGAAGACCGCAACTGCAGCCCAAACAAAAGGTGAAGTGTTCGGATTTAGGCCTTTTTTATCAAGCGTGCACATAATTAATACACAGTTTACCGTTATTAATAGGATGAGAAAGATAATATAAGTTATATTTAAGCGGATCTTTGCATAATTCATCATTACGCCTTTTTAAAATTTGAGTAATAAAATTGCATGATACAGTTGACCTCCACTTGCTTAGCATCACTCTTAAATACCGGCCCCAGATAAAATGCATTATGCTAAAAATAAAGTTTCTCTCTTAGTAATAATTAGAATCTAATTCATTTTAACTCATACTACCAATAATAAGTTTTTTTAGGGAATATCTTTTCTCAGTAAGAAAATTGGAGGAATTTTAAATTAGTTCGAGCAACTTCTGATATAGGGGATGGGGAGAAACATTGCAGATATTTATAGGGAAAATAAAACAGCTCCTTCATAAAAATGGATTGAATTTGAAATAATTTACTCAGATTAATATTAATTTACTCATTAACTATTATACAATAGTCAGTTTGTTCAATAATTTATAGGTTGTTATTCATGCAAAGTAAAAGAGAGTTAAGCGGAAGTAGGTGGTTTGGAGAAAGTTCTACACGAGAGATGATGATTTCTATGACCAAAGCATTGGAAGAAGCAAGTAGATATCAAGAATCCTTAGATGAAACCATTAATACTACTTTAGAGGAATTGGCTTATTTTGCGTCTATCCATGAATTTCAAAATGCATTATTTGCACTGAATCGATTAATTTCCCACCTAAAATACTTCCCTGACGAGCTGGCTTTTTGTGACTTTTTGAAAAAGAAAACGAATTATTCTGTTATCAACACGCCACAAGTAGCTTACTTTTTTGCATTAATGAATGAGGTCATCAAAAATCAAAATAAACTGATAGCTGCAGGAGCCCAGGAAGATAAAAATATTGATAATGAAATTCTTCCTTTTTGTGTTTTAAACCATGCTAAACAGGGTTTAAAAGTTCTTACTCCCTTCCTTGCTCCTCATACGGGGAATTTTGAACGACAGGGTAATTTTGAGACTGATGTAGCCCAGTTGAATCATTTGTTCAGCACTCTTAGAGCATACAAAGACTGTTG
It includes:
- the rpmA gene encoding 50S ribosomal protein L27, yielding MAHKKAGGSTRNGRDSNPKYLGVKRYGGQFVNAGEIIVRQRGTRFHPGPGVGCGRDHTLFALVEGLVQFVVKGDKNRKYVTIVAEQQEEAAN
- the rplU gene encoding 50S ribosomal protein L21, translated to MYAVIKTGGKQYTVKEGDVLKIELLPNDVGNEIQFEEVLMLADGDKIVCGTPLVSKAIVKAEVLDHGRHKKVKIIKFRRRKHHMKHMGHRQYYSQVKITAISK
- a CDS encoding 50S ribosomal protein L25/general stress protein Ctc, with amino-acid sequence MSNILLEAQTRTDMGKGASRRLRRLENKVPAVIYGGDKKPMSIHFQHNKVVKALETESIYSSVFDITVDGKVEHVILKALQRHPYKPVVMHMDLQRVSKTDILVKLVPIHFTNEEKAPGIKAGGIINHTMTQVEVRCQAKDLPEFITVDMSDVKMDDVVHLSNLKLPKGVQLTVDVTDGSHDSPVVSIHMSKASAAEEETTEATEVPASAVPTVSGEKGEE
- the pth gene encoding aminoacyl-tRNA hydrolase, which codes for MAIKLIIGLRNPGSAYEHTRHNTGGWLVSALAQRHNAFFKLEKKMQAELADLELNQHPGKLVLPTTFMNHSGQPTRLVSQFYRIQPGEILVVHDELDLPPGRIKLKTGGGHGGHNGLKDIIAHLGSTEFHRLRIGIGHPGHRDLVHQFVLGKPSAQDRQLIYDAIDRGIAVMPLVFSGDLSRAMNQLNV
- the ychF gene encoding redox-regulated ATPase YchF — encoded protein: MGFKCGIVGLPNVGKSTLFNALTKAGIEAANYPFCTIEPNVGIVTVPDPRLDALSDIVKPQQVLPATMQFVDIAGIVKGASKGEGLGNQFLANIRETDAIAHVVRCFENTDVVHVEGKVHPLSDIEVINTELALADMETLEKAILKAGKNSRSGNKEAIFEMKTLEKIKAHLDEGYPVRTLELSAEEEPVARRLFLLTAKPVLYIANVDDEGYENNPLLDQVRNLAAQEKASIVALCAATEAELVELDEADRQEFMEDLGLSEPGLHRVIRAGYELLGLQTYFTAGVKEVRAWTIPKGATAPQAAGVIHSDFEKGFIRAEVIAYDAFIACKGEQGAKEAGKLRLEGKDYIVCDGDVMHFRFNV
- a CDS encoding polyprenyl synthetase family protein; the protein is MSIDSIRALVSDDFHAVNTLIVNKIESQIGLIDDMSHHIIESGGKRLRPLLVLLASNACGYQGKEHITLAAMVEFFHTATLLHDDVIDESTLRRGRQTANDIWGSKASILVGDYLFTQSIELIVDSGNPAVLKLFAKTALEISCGEVKQLSNRHNPTLSFEEYFDVIRAKTALLFAAAACIGPIISNASKEMQDCLYAYGLHLGNAFQLIDDALDYCSDAKTIGKNIGDDLADGKATLPLIHALQHGTELQRQQIIESLKKGTLDFLPEILIALEETKAIEYTKNIAAQEVDKALSSLVILPASKYKEALINLAQFALQRSY
- a CDS encoding DMT family transporter, producing the protein MWFTFAIFAAILWGFNYALAEKILNSISPITLLALEMIMGALLFGCISFFTTLKRDVELLTSDSNLLLITVAEIAIVLIASYFISASINLKNATIAGIVELTYPLFTIIFTWFLFNQAHVNLSVIIGGVLIFAGVIVIGLA